In Niallia sp. FSL W8-0635, one genomic interval encodes:
- a CDS encoding putative sporulation protein YtxC: MIDIQFQDEKDAKKFLRMINKQGKFIDSLERMADENNCTVVKTDESSTAVQKCLIAFILHIKTDDWAKEILQNRYFYMDELEQRSILEILHSLIEEERDGLTTLTKDINIKSCLAESMNNFMVERHREFSFDSFVTFRLKAFFEKLIKYIELSIDEYKMEQEYQVFIHTLRNSLSKKAAKVNHIHVLIDLEIQFFDTEYREIPQQELMMLYEQRNLASSTYYIDPYSLGPLLALAPKTIYLYTEDRDLPIVRTILNIFEERVQLLEKEHFFLRIIAQTEMK, encoded by the coding sequence TTGATTGATATTCAATTTCAAGATGAAAAAGATGCAAAGAAATTTTTGCGTATGATAAATAAACAGGGGAAGTTTATTGATTCGTTGGAAAGAATGGCCGATGAAAATAATTGTACAGTCGTGAAAACAGATGAAAGCAGCACTGCAGTACAAAAATGCTTAATCGCTTTTATCTTGCATATAAAAACAGATGATTGGGCAAAAGAAATATTACAAAATCGTTATTTCTATATGGACGAATTAGAACAGCGGAGTATATTAGAAATACTTCACAGTTTAATTGAAGAAGAGCGCGATGGCCTGACAACCTTAACAAAAGATATAAATATAAAATCATGCCTTGCAGAAAGTATGAATAATTTTATGGTTGAAAGGCATCGTGAATTTTCTTTTGATTCCTTCGTTACCTTTCGATTAAAGGCTTTTTTTGAAAAGCTAATCAAATACATAGAATTATCGATTGATGAGTACAAAATGGAACAAGAATATCAAGTGTTTATTCATACATTACGAAATTCTCTTTCTAAAAAGGCTGCAAAAGTAAATCATATCCATGTATTAATTGACTTAGAAATACAGTTTTTTGACACGGAATATCGAGAAATTCCCCAACAGGAATTAATGATGTTGTATGAACAAAGAAACTTAGCTTCTTCTACCTATTATATCGACCCATATTCCCTAGGACCATTGCTTGCGCTTGCTCCGAAAACAATCTATTTATATACAGAAGATAGGGATTTGCCGATTGTTCGTACTATTTTAAACATTTTTGAAGAGCGGGTACAGCTGCTTGAAAAGGAACATTTCTTTCTAAGGATAATCGCTCAGACTGAAATGAAATAA
- the dnaI gene encoding primosomal protein DnaI produces the protein MERINDKLKKFGAGNNFQERYRAMKQEVLAHPEVRAFLREHEDELTSNAVDVGMMKLYEYANQSKACNKCPSLQGCVNMMQGYHPSLVIIRGNIEIQYDRCPRKLSEDTQKRKEKLIQSLYVPKDILEASFDKLDIEGERMEAVDAAIRFVEEYKPGERQKGIYFYGEFGVGKSYILGAIANELSQKQISSMIVYVPELFREMKSSIADSTLNEKIERIKREPVLMLDDIGAETMSSWIRDEVLGPILQFRMLENLPTLFTSNFDFSGLEHHLTYSQRGEEEKMKAMRVMERIRYLSMPIHVKGRNKRI, from the coding sequence GTGGAAAGGATTAATGATAAATTAAAGAAGTTTGGTGCGGGTAATAACTTTCAGGAACGATACCGTGCAATGAAACAGGAAGTACTTGCACACCCTGAAGTAAGAGCCTTTTTGAGGGAGCATGAGGATGAGCTTACTTCCAATGCGGTTGATGTGGGAATGATGAAGTTATATGAATATGCTAATCAGAGCAAGGCGTGCAATAAGTGCCCAAGTCTTCAAGGCTGTGTGAATATGATGCAGGGGTATCATCCAAGCCTCGTTATAATCAGAGGGAATATTGAGATTCAATATGATCGCTGTCCAAGGAAGCTTTCGGAGGATACTCAAAAGAGAAAAGAAAAGCTTATCCAAAGTTTGTATGTGCCTAAGGATATTTTAGAAGCATCTTTTGACAAACTGGACATTGAGGGAGAAAGAATGGAAGCAGTAGATGCTGCTATTCGATTTGTTGAGGAATATAAACCAGGCGAAAGACAAAAGGGAATATATTTTTATGGGGAATTTGGGGTTGGAAAATCATATATTTTAGGAGCAATTGCCAATGAACTATCTCAAAAACAAATTTCCTCGATGATTGTGTATGTTCCTGAATTATTTAGAGAAATGAAAAGTTCTATTGCTGATAGTACTTTAAATGAAAAAATAGAACGCATAAAAAGAGAGCCTGTATTAATGCTAGATGACATAGGAGCAGAAACGATGTCTAGCTGGATTCGAGATGAGGTATTAGGACCAATCCTTCAGTTTAGAATGCTGGAGAATTTACCTACTTTATTTACGTCTAATTTTGACTTTAGCGGCTTAGAGCATCATCTTACTTATTCTCAAAGAGGAGAAGAAGAAAAGATGAAAGCGATGAGAGTAATGGAAAGAATTCGATATTTATCTATGCCAATTCATGTGAAAGGTAGAAATAAGCGGATATAA
- a CDS encoding replication initiation and membrane attachment family protein, with the protein MSQHWQDLLPVDRYRVAVNGLLSDYDRKTITFLYQPLIGTKCLALYMTLWAEIEENRLWSMTNTHHSLMNFMSCGLNDIYEARLKLEGIGLLKTYQKKEEGNRSFIYELQPPLSPAQYFLDGMLNVYLYRKIGKAQYSRLKKFFSDEKISDSGYQPITKAFQDVFMSDHNSAVRAIHEIDGEEAFDHTYIGREEQTGIQISKEDFDFELLFAGIHESLLSKKAFTKKVKEAIQNLAFIYGIDPIQMKNIVISAINHQDEIDIEELRIAARDWYQFQHNDLLPMLVDRKQPQKDYSSTAAPKSKEEELIYYLDHTSPREVLKEISGGAEPSKTDLQIIEEIMFSQKLLPGVINVLIQYVMLKTDMKLTKGYIEKIAGQWVRKNIRTVKDAMDLAKKEHKQYMEWAQGKKSPQSKSSRKAIRTEKIPEWFGQQDQLNEETTKSAVKNTAKDASDKDLEKKKRELEDRIKKLKK; encoded by the coding sequence ATGTCTCAGCATTGGCAAGACCTACTTCCGGTCGATAGATATCGAGTAGCAGTGAATGGACTGTTAAGTGATTATGATCGAAAGACAATCACCTTCTTATATCAACCATTAATTGGGACAAAATGTTTAGCTTTATACATGACTTTATGGGCAGAAATAGAAGAAAATCGTTTATGGTCCATGACAAATACTCATCATAGCTTAATGAATTTCATGAGTTGTGGTTTAAATGACATATATGAAGCAAGACTAAAGCTAGAAGGAATTGGTCTTTTAAAAACGTATCAAAAGAAAGAGGAAGGGAATCGTTCATTTATTTATGAATTACAGCCTCCTTTATCGCCCGCACAGTATTTTCTAGATGGTATGTTAAATGTTTATTTATATAGAAAAATTGGAAAAGCACAATATAGCAGATTGAAGAAATTCTTTTCTGATGAAAAAATTTCTGATTCTGGGTATCAGCCAATCACGAAAGCTTTTCAAGATGTATTTATGTCTGATCATAATAGCGCTGTTCGCGCTATTCATGAAATAGATGGAGAAGAAGCTTTTGATCATACTTATATAGGCAGGGAAGAACAAACTGGAATTCAAATTAGTAAGGAAGATTTTGATTTTGAACTCCTTTTTGCAGGAATACATGAGTCGCTGCTGTCAAAAAAGGCATTTACGAAAAAAGTGAAGGAAGCAATCCAAAATCTTGCCTTTATATATGGGATTGATCCGATACAAATGAAGAATATTGTGATTAGCGCTATTAATCACCAAGATGAAATTGATATTGAGGAGTTGAGGATTGCTGCTCGTGATTGGTATCAGTTTCAGCATAATGATTTGTTGCCTATGTTAGTTGATCGTAAACAACCGCAAAAGGATTATTCATCGACTGCTGCTCCAAAATCGAAAGAGGAAGAGTTAATCTATTACTTGGATCATACTTCTCCACGTGAAGTATTAAAAGAGATTTCTGGAGGTGCGGAACCGTCCAAGACCGACTTGCAAATTATTGAAGAAATTATGTTTTCGCAAAAACTATTACCTGGCGTGATAAATGTCCTCATTCAATATGTTATGCTGAAAACAGATATGAAATTGACAAAGGGCTATATAGAAAAGATCGCTGGTCAATGGGTTAGGAAGAATATTCGTACGGTTAAGGATGCAATGGATTTAGCGAAAAAGGAACATAAGCAATATATGGAGTGGGCACAAGGTAAAAAAAGTCCACAATCAAAATCAAGCCGAAAAGCAATTCGGACAGAAAAAATTCCAGAATGGTTTGGACAACAAGACCAGCTTAATGAAGAAACAACCAAATCAGCGGTGAAGAATACTGCTAAGGATGCTAGCGATAAAGATTTGGAGAAGAAGAAGCGAGAATTGGAAGACCGAATAAAAAAATTGAAAAAATAG
- the nrdR gene encoding transcriptional regulator NrdR, with product MRCPTCQHNNTRVLDSRPVDEYKSIRRRRECEACGNRFTTFEKVEEIPLIVVKKEGTREEFSRDKILRGLIRACEKRPVALKQLEEITAEVEKELRSNAASEIKSEIIGEMVMDRLAKIDEVAYVRFASVYRQFKDINVFIDELKELIKKD from the coding sequence ATGAGATGTCCTACCTGTCAACATAATAACACCCGTGTTCTTGATTCACGACCAGTTGATGAGTATAAATCGATTCGCAGAAGAAGAGAATGTGAAGCTTGTGGTAATCGATTTACAACTTTTGAAAAAGTAGAGGAGATTCCTTTAATTGTAGTGAAGAAAGAAGGGACACGTGAAGAATTTAGTAGAGATAAAATATTGCGTGGTTTAATTAGAGCGTGTGAGAAGAGACCGGTTGCTTTAAAACAATTGGAGGAAATTACAGCAGAAGTAGAGAAGGAACTTCGAAGTAATGCTGCTTCAGAAATAAAAAGTGAAATAATTGGTGAAATGGTAATGGACCGCTTAGCAAAAATAGATGAAGTGGCATATGTCCGTTTTGCATCTGTTTATCGCCAGTTTAAAGATATAAATGTATTTATTGACGAACTGAAGGAATTAATAAAAAAAGATTAA
- the coaE gene encoding dephospho-CoA kinase (Dephospho-CoA kinase (CoaE) performs the final step in coenzyme A biosynthesis.), with protein sequence MMFIVGLTGGIASGKSTISSYYQSLNIQVIDADVESRLAVEKGEPAYLEIVAHFGKDILQGDGTLNRQRLGEIIFSNEAERNVLNSIVHPDVRRRMDEKQKLAAEAGEKIVILDIPLLFENKLNQTVDRTILVYVDEDVQIDRLMKRNNLSYKHAVNRIKAQMTLKEKIDLADEVINNNGSIEESLQQAKEILKKWNVYPI encoded by the coding sequence ATAATGTTCATTGTAGGATTAACGGGAGGAATTGCGAGTGGAAAATCGACAATATCCTCCTACTATCAATCACTAAATATCCAGGTTATTGATGCTGATGTGGAGTCTCGGTTAGCTGTTGAAAAAGGAGAACCAGCCTATCTAGAAATTGTTGCTCATTTTGGCAAAGATATTCTTCAAGGAGATGGTACCTTAAATCGACAAAGGCTTGGGGAAATTATATTTTCGAATGAAGCAGAACGGAATGTGCTAAATAGTATCGTTCATCCTGATGTTAGAAGAAGAATGGACGAGAAGCAAAAACTAGCAGCCGAGGCAGGAGAAAAGATAGTGATTTTAGATATCCCCTTACTATTTGAAAATAAATTAAACCAAACAGTGGATCGAACAATTTTAGTATATGTAGATGAAGACGTTCAAATTGATAGATTGATGAAAAGAAATAATTTGAGCTATAAACATGCGGTTAATAGAATAAAAGCTCAAATGACTTTAAAGGAAAAAATCGATCTTGCTGATGAAGTAATAAACAATAATGGATCTATAGAAGAGTCATTACAGCAAGCAAAGGAAATTTTGAAAAAATGGAATGTTTACCCTATATGA
- the ytaF gene encoding sporulation membrane protein YtaF — protein sequence MAQVFSLLLLAIAVSIDSFSVGFTYGLRKMKMPLNSILIIACCSGLTLLSAMLVGHVISRIFSPSFAESIGGIILIILGGWILYQYFKPSKEKEVLTEEKNIINFEIKSLGIVVNILKKPLSADFDKSGTITGLEAVVLGFALSLDAFGAGIGASMLGFPPLFLTLAVIFMSTSFVSLGIYLGKFLSEKSYMDKFSFIPGIILIIIGIFKL from the coding sequence ATGGCCCAGGTGTTTTCTCTTTTATTATTAGCAATCGCTGTTAGCATCGATAGCTTTAGTGTTGGTTTTACTTATGGACTTCGAAAAATGAAAATGCCCTTGAATTCTATTCTTATTATCGCCTGTTGTTCTGGTCTGACACTTCTATCAGCAATGCTGGTAGGTCACGTTATTTCAAGGATATTCTCCCCATCGTTTGCAGAGAGTATAGGTGGCATTATTTTAATAATATTAGGTGGATGGATTCTTTACCAATATTTTAAGCCAAGCAAGGAAAAGGAAGTATTAACAGAAGAAAAGAATATTATTAATTTTGAAATAAAGTCTTTAGGGATTGTCGTAAATATTTTGAAGAAACCTTTATCAGCGGATTTTGATAAATCAGGGACGATTACAGGGCTAGAAGCAGTTGTGTTAGGTTTTGCTCTGTCTTTAGATGCCTTTGGGGCAGGAATTGGTGCTTCAATGCTTGGATTTCCCCCACTTTTTTTAACACTTGCTGTCATTTTTATGAGTACATCCTTTGTTTCCTTAGGAATCTATTTAGGCAAATTTTTGTCCGAAAAAAGTTATATGGATAAGTTTTCCTTTATTCCTGGGATTATCTTAATCATTATTGGAATTTTTAAACTTTGA
- the mutM gene encoding DNA-formamidopyrimidine glycosylase produces the protein MPELPEVETVRKTLKQLTQNKVIKEVVVSWAKMIKKPENAEEFSDALIGQAILDVKRRGKFILVETNDFTIVSHLRMEGKYGVFQADDPVDKHTHVIFFFEDGSELRYKDVRKFGTMHLFKKGEELNAMPLSQLGPEPFADDFTIANFTERLSKTSRSIKTALLDQKIVVGLGNIYVDEALFRSGIHPERIANSLKAAEIEKLYKEIIATLSEAVEKGGSTIRSYVNTQGQIGMFQLELYVYGRKGQECKVCGATLERIIVGGRGTVFCPNCQKK, from the coding sequence GTGCCAGAATTACCAGAAGTTGAGACGGTACGTAAAACGTTGAAACAGTTAACACAAAATAAAGTAATTAAAGAAGTTGTTGTGTCATGGGCAAAAATGATTAAAAAACCAGAAAATGCAGAAGAATTTTCAGATGCATTAATTGGTCAAGCTATCCTTGATGTAAAACGACGCGGCAAATTCATATTAGTTGAAACAAATGATTTTACGATTGTTTCTCATTTGCGAATGGAAGGGAAATATGGGGTGTTTCAAGCAGACGATCCTGTTGATAAACACACCCATGTTATTTTCTTTTTTGAGGATGGATCCGAGCTAAGGTATAAAGATGTACGGAAATTCGGAACGATGCATTTATTTAAAAAAGGGGAGGAATTAAACGCCATGCCCCTTTCTCAATTAGGCCCTGAACCATTTGCTGACGATTTTACGATTGCTAATTTTACCGAGAGATTGTCAAAAACTAGTCGTAGTATTAAAACAGCGTTATTAGATCAAAAAATTGTCGTTGGTTTAGGAAATATTTATGTAGATGAAGCTTTATTTCGAAGTGGCATTCATCCAGAGAGAATAGCTAATTCGTTAAAAGCAGCAGAAATTGAGAAATTGTATAAGGAGATTATCGCTACTTTATCCGAAGCGGTAGAAAAGGGTGGCAGTACGATCCGTTCCTATGTAAACACACAAGGTCAAATCGGAATGTTTCAGCTTGAATTATATGTCTATGGTCGAAAAGGTCAAGAATGTAAAGTATGTGGGGCAACTTTAGAAAGAATTATAGTGGGTGGAAGAGGGACCGTTTTTTGTCCTAATTGTCAAAAAAAATAA
- the polA gene encoding DNA polymerase I gives MKKKLILIDGNSIAYRAFFALPLLNNDKGVHTNAIYGFTMMLMKILEEEKPTHALVAFDAGKTTFRHKTFSEYKGGRQKTPPELSEQFPYIRELLKSYGIHHYELENYEADDIIGTLSLQGEKDGFEVVIISGDKDLTQLSSDRTTVYITRKGITDMESYTPEHIQEKYGLTPDRIIDMKGLMGDSSDNIPGVPGVGEKTAIKLLKEFDSLEKLVESIDQVSGKKLKEKLEEFKNQALMSKELATIYREAPLTITLEDTEFPGMQIEKLKDMFKELGFNSLLEKLGETPEQEELVLEDIKFETVENITEAIFSDRNIMYVEVLEDNYHYAPILGISMVNDTGAYYLPINQALESSAFKAWAEDEKKEKIVYDAKRSEVSLRHQGIHLKGITFDVLIAAYLADPSATIEDVASVAKKYGYTNLQSDEAFYGKGAKRKVPEQEFLSDHIVRKAFAMQAIQEKMEDELRKNDQEALFYDLEMPLSLVLADMESTGVKVDVDRLKAMGEELSERLKDIESRIYELAGETFNINSPKQLGVILFEKLGLPVVKKTKTGYSTSADVLEQLASSHEVIREILEYRQLGKLQSTYIEGLQKVVHNGRIHTRFNQVLTQTGRLSSIDPNLQNIPIRLEEGRKIRQAFVPTEKDWVIFAADYSQIELRVLAHIANDEKLIEAFREDHDIHTETAMSVFHVEADEVTSNMRRHAKAVNFGIVYGISDYGLSQSLHITRKEAAKFIERYLESYPGVRNYMEEIVADAKQKGYVATLLHRRRYLADITSRNFNLRSFAERTAMNTPIQGSAADIIKKAMIEMAKRLEVEGLKAKLLLQVHDELIFEAPKEEIEKLKEIVPDVMEHAVELSVPLKVDYSYGPTWYDAK, from the coding sequence TTGAAAAAGAAATTAATATTAATAGACGGGAATAGTATTGCCTATCGCGCTTTCTTCGCTTTACCGCTTTTAAATAACGATAAAGGTGTACATACAAATGCTATTTACGGCTTCACTATGATGCTAATGAAAATCTTAGAGGAGGAGAAACCGACACATGCTTTAGTAGCCTTTGATGCAGGGAAAACTACTTTCCGCCATAAAACATTTAGTGAATATAAGGGGGGGCGCCAGAAGACACCGCCAGAATTGTCAGAGCAATTTCCTTATATAAGAGAGCTATTGAAATCATATGGTATCCATCATTACGAATTAGAAAACTATGAAGCAGATGATATTATTGGAACCCTTTCTCTTCAAGGAGAAAAAGATGGGTTTGAAGTGGTCATTATTTCTGGTGATAAAGATTTAACACAATTGAGCTCAGATAGAACAACAGTATATATCACAAGAAAAGGAATAACAGATATGGAGTCCTATACTCCTGAACATATTCAAGAGAAATATGGGTTGACTCCTGATCGAATTATCGATATGAAAGGTTTAATGGGAGATAGTTCAGATAATATTCCGGGAGTTCCTGGGGTAGGGGAAAAAACAGCAATTAAATTGTTGAAGGAATTTGATTCCTTAGAAAAATTGGTAGAGTCTATTGATCAAGTAAGTGGGAAGAAACTGAAAGAAAAGCTAGAAGAATTTAAGAATCAAGCATTGATGAGTAAAGAATTAGCTACCATTTACAGGGAAGCTCCTTTAACGATAACTTTGGAAGATACAGAATTTCCTGGCATGCAAATAGAAAAGCTAAAAGATATGTTCAAAGAGCTTGGCTTTAACTCTTTGCTTGAAAAATTAGGAGAAACACCTGAACAAGAGGAACTAGTATTAGAAGATATAAAGTTTGAAACAGTTGAAAATATTACAGAAGCTATTTTTTCTGATAGAAATATAATGTATGTCGAAGTATTGGAAGATAACTATCATTATGCACCGATCTTAGGAATCTCTATGGTAAATGACACTGGAGCATACTATCTACCGATTAACCAAGCGTTAGAATCATCTGCTTTTAAAGCTTGGGCAGAAGATGAAAAGAAAGAAAAGATTGTTTATGATGCTAAAAGATCCGAAGTGTCTTTACGACATCAGGGGATCCATTTAAAAGGAATTACGTTTGATGTTCTTATTGCAGCGTATTTAGCAGATCCTTCTGCAACTATTGAAGATGTTGCATCTGTTGCTAAAAAGTACGGATACACTAATTTACAATCAGATGAAGCATTCTATGGAAAAGGGGCAAAAAGGAAGGTTCCAGAGCAAGAATTCTTATCTGATCACATCGTGCGAAAAGCATTCGCGATGCAGGCTATCCAAGAGAAAATGGAAGATGAGCTGAGAAAGAATGACCAAGAAGCACTATTTTATGATCTTGAAATGCCATTAAGCTTAGTGCTTGCTGATATGGAATCAACAGGGGTGAAGGTGGATGTTGATCGCTTGAAAGCGATGGGAGAAGAGCTTTCCGAAAGACTGAAAGACATCGAGAGCCGAATTTATGAACTTGCAGGTGAAACTTTTAATATTAACTCTCCAAAGCAACTTGGTGTTATTTTATTTGAAAAGCTTGGCTTGCCAGTTGTGAAAAAAACAAAGACAGGCTATTCTACCTCTGCTGATGTATTGGAACAGCTTGCTAGTTCACATGAAGTGATTAGAGAAATACTAGAATATAGACAGCTCGGAAAATTACAGTCAACCTATATAGAAGGTCTACAAAAAGTGGTCCATAATGGGAGAATTCATACTAGATTTAACCAAGTGCTGACACAAACAGGTCGTTTAAGTTCCATTGATCCCAATCTTCAAAATATCCCAATTCGCTTAGAAGAAGGAAGAAAAATTAGACAAGCATTTGTACCGACAGAAAAGGACTGGGTTATTTTTGCTGCTGACTATAGCCAAATCGAGTTACGTGTTCTTGCTCATATTGCGAATGACGAGAAATTAATTGAAGCATTCAGAGAAGATCATGATATCCATACGGAAACAGCTATGTCCGTTTTTCATGTTGAAGCTGATGAAGTAACCTCTAATATGAGGAGACATGCAAAAGCAGTTAATTTTGGAATTGTATATGGTATTAGTGATTATGGTTTATCGCAAAGCCTTCATATTACAAGAAAAGAGGCAGCGAAATTTATAGAACGCTATTTAGAAAGTTATCCTGGGGTAAGAAATTATATGGAAGAAATTGTGGCAGACGCGAAACAAAAAGGGTATGTTGCAACCTTGCTTCATAGAAGAAGATATTTAGCGGATATCACAAGCAGAAACTTTAATCTTCGAAGCTTTGCAGAGAGAACAGCGATGAATACGCCAATCCAAGGCAGTGCTGCTGACATTATAAAAAAAGCGATGATTGAAATGGCGAAACGTTTAGAAGTAGAAGGATTGAAAGCTAAATTGTTATTACAGGTTCACGATGAATTAATCTTCGAGGCTCCAAAAGAAGAAATAGAGAAACTGAAAGAAATAGTTCCAGATGTAATGGAGCATGCAGTTGAATTAAGTGTTCCTTTAAAGGTGGACTATTCTTATGGACCAACTTGGTATGATGCAAAGTAA